One window from the genome of Moorena sp. SIOASIH encodes:
- a CDS encoding glycosyltransferase family 2 protein, giving the protein MLEKITPLILTYNEAPNIQRTLQQLTWAKTIVVIDSYSTDETLESLDSIPQVQVFQRKFDSFAAQCNYGLGKIASEWVLSLDADYVLTDELISEIQTFETEPDVNSYSVRFKYCIFGKPLHGTLLPPRKVLYKREKATYQNDGHAHRVIVDGKSATLSSYIHHDDRKPLSRWLWAQDRYMIIEVKKLTQTPDNEISLGDKIRKQKIIAPFIILFYCLILKGGIFDGWHGWYYAFQRMLAETLLSIRLIEFEKLKYKL; this is encoded by the coding sequence ATGCTAGAAAAAATTACCCCACTCATTCTCACCTACAACGAAGCGCCCAACATCCAACGTACCCTTCAACAGCTTACTTGGGCAAAGACAATTGTTGTAATTGATAGTTACAGCACAGATGAAACTTTAGAAAGTTTAGATTCAATTCCTCAAGTACAAGTCTTTCAAAGAAAGTTTGATTCCTTTGCTGCCCAGTGTAATTATGGACTAGGAAAAATAGCATCTGAATGGGTACTATCCCTAGATGCTGATTATGTTTTAACAGATGAGCTAATCAGTGAAATACAAACCTTTGAAACAGAACCTGACGTAAACAGTTATAGTGTTCGATTCAAGTATTGTATCTTTGGAAAACCTTTGCATGGTACTTTATTGCCACCAAGAAAAGTACTCTACAAAAGAGAAAAAGCAACTTATCAAAATGATGGTCATGCACATCGAGTTATTGTAGATGGCAAATCAGCAACACTCTCTTCCTATATCCATCATGATGACCGCAAACCTTTAAGCCGATGGTTGTGGGCCCAAGACCGTTACATGATAATTGAAGTCAAAAAACTAACCCAGACTCCAGATAATGAAATTAGTTTAGGTGACAAAATTCGCAAACAAAAAATTATTGCTCCCTTTATTATCCTATTTTACTGTCTGATTCTTAAGGGCGGAATTTTCGATGGTTGGCATGGTTGGTATTATGCATTTCAACGGATGCTAGCGGAAACTCTGTTATCGATTCGGTTGATTGAATTTGAAAAACTAAAATATAAACTTTAA
- a CDS encoding glycosyltransferase, which produces MKLLIVIPALGAVYGGTSKCVVELAQALGNLGITVDLVATNANGSEVIEAPVKTWLPKTNYRLQFFPYKGMGDYKFSFSLSKWLFQHISDYDLVQTNAIFSVPNLAAYWACQWYNIPYVIIPHGMLDPWALSYKALKKRIYYNLLEKPALQNASALQMLASTEAEQIKPLKLKTPVTIAPNGIHRQDFEQLPNPELFYQQFPATRNKTLILFLGRIDPKKGLDLLATAFGKIHSKFSHTHLIIAGPDNIGFLPTAKDYFANAGCLDAVTFTGMLTGSLKYAALAAASIYVAPSYSEGFSMSVLEGMASGLPCVITTGCNFPEAATAKVAHVVDIDAEAIANALTQCLQFPEQAKEMGTRARQLIFEQYTWDSIAKKLIQVYTAIIHNQPI; this is translated from the coding sequence ATGAAACTTCTGATTGTTATTCCTGCTTTAGGGGCTGTTTATGGGGGTACATCTAAATGCGTAGTGGAACTAGCTCAAGCATTGGGTAACTTAGGCATTACTGTTGACCTAGTAGCCACTAATGCTAATGGTTCTGAGGTTATAGAAGCCCCTGTCAAAACCTGGTTACCTAAAACTAATTATCGCCTGCAGTTTTTTCCTTACAAAGGGATGGGAGACTACAAATTTAGTTTTTCTCTGAGTAAGTGGCTATTCCAACACATCAGCGATTATGACTTAGTCCAAACTAATGCGATTTTTTCAGTTCCTAACCTAGCTGCTTACTGGGCTTGTCAATGGTATAATATCCCTTATGTTATCATTCCCCACGGCATGCTTGACCCTTGGGCACTTTCCTATAAAGCCTTAAAAAAACGTATCTATTACAACCTATTAGAAAAGCCTGCTCTCCAAAATGCTAGCGCACTGCAAATGCTAGCCTCTACGGAAGCGGAACAAATTAAACCCCTCAAGCTCAAAACTCCTGTTACTATTGCCCCTAACGGCATCCACCGTCAAGACTTTGAACAACTCCCTAATCCTGAACTTTTTTATCAACAGTTTCCAGCTACTCGTAACAAAACTCTGATTCTCTTCTTAGGACGTATCGACCCCAAAAAAGGATTAGACTTGCTAGCCACAGCCTTTGGTAAGATACACTCTAAATTTTCCCATACTCACCTAATTATTGCTGGTCCTGATAACATTGGTTTCTTACCTACAGCTAAAGACTACTTTGCTAACGCAGGTTGTTTAGATGCTGTTACCTTTACAGGGATGTTAACAGGCTCTCTCAAATATGCTGCCCTTGCTGCTGCTAGTATTTATGTTGCCCCTTCCTATTCTGAAGGGTTTAGTATGTCTGTGTTGGAAGGTATGGCTTCAGGTTTACCTTGTGTTATTACCACAGGCTGTAATTTTCCAGAAGCTGCTACGGCAAAAGTTGCCCATGTAGTTGATATTGATGCTGAGGCTATTGCCAATGCTTTAACCCAGTGTTTGCAATTTCCCGAACAAGCCAAAGAGATGGGAACTCGCGCTCGTCAACTTATCTTTGAACAATACACCTGGGATTCCATAGCCAAAAAACTGATTCAAGTTTATACAGCTATCATCCATAATCAACCTATATAG
- a CDS encoding glycosyltransferase family 4 protein → MLKIAVLFTNYGPYHIARVSALHQHCHQIGWNVIGIELARSEAEYAWKANLNNIPFALISIVKDRQREDVKTHQLLPKLYSTLTNVQPDVVVIAGYFGSAMIATLVWSLWHGKLPILLSETTERDFPRAWCRETLKRCIIKPYKSALVGGQPQKRYLIKLGLPKEAIFCGYDVVGNDAFYPDKIKSLAPPLKKPYFLTINRFIPKKNLPFVISAYATYRQLAKDRAWELVLCGDGSMRSQIEQQIKDLGLTKFIHLTGFLQQQELLPYFAHAGCFIHASTHEQWGLVVNEAMAAGLPVLVSNRCGCFEDLVVEGINGFGFNPYDREQLTKLMFKVSSGKIDLDNLSQAALEHIQKFSPDYFAQGLINAVEYALANH, encoded by the coding sequence GTGCTCAAAATCGCAGTATTGTTTACTAACTATGGCCCCTACCATATTGCCCGTGTCAGTGCTTTGCACCAGCACTGTCATCAAATAGGCTGGAATGTGATTGGCATAGAATTAGCAAGATCCGAAGCTGAATATGCCTGGAAAGCTAACTTAAACAATATTCCTTTTGCGCTAATTTCTATTGTTAAAGACCGGCAGCGAGAGGATGTAAAAACTCATCAATTACTCCCAAAACTTTATTCTACCCTAACGAACGTTCAGCCTGATGTGGTGGTGATTGCTGGCTATTTTGGATCAGCTATGATTGCTACTTTAGTATGGAGTTTATGGCACGGTAAACTACCAATTCTGCTTTCGGAGACTACAGAAAGAGATTTTCCTAGAGCCTGGTGCCGTGAAACCTTAAAGCGCTGCATAATTAAACCGTATAAATCTGCTTTAGTGGGGGGCCAACCACAAAAACGTTACTTGATAAAATTAGGACTACCTAAGGAAGCAATTTTTTGCGGCTATGATGTCGTAGGGAATGATGCTTTCTATCCCGATAAAATTAAATCTCTGGCACCTCCTTTAAAAAAGCCCTACTTCCTGACTATCAATCGCTTTATCCCTAAGAAAAATCTCCCTTTTGTAATTTCAGCCTACGCTACCTATCGCCAACTAGCAAAAGACAGGGCTTGGGAGTTAGTCCTGTGTGGGGATGGTTCAATGCGCTCTCAAATTGAGCAACAGATTAAAGACTTAGGGTTGACTAAGTTTATTCATCTGACTGGTTTTTTACAACAACAAGAACTTCTGCCTTATTTTGCTCACGCTGGCTGCTTTATCCATGCTAGTACTCACGAACAATGGGGATTAGTTGTGAATGAAGCTATGGCGGCTGGCTTACCAGTATTAGTATCTAATCGCTGTGGATGTTTTGAAGATTTAGTAGTTGAAGGGATTAATGGATTTGGTTTTAATCCCTATGATAGGGAACAGCTAACTAAGTTAATGTTCAAGGTAAGTTCAGGGAAAATTGACCTAGACAATCTCAGTCAAGCCGCCCTGGAACACATCCAGAAATTCTCTCCCGACTATTTTGCTCAAGGGTTGATAAATGCTGTTGAATACGCCTTAGCTAATCACTAA